Proteins found in one Serratia plymuthica genomic segment:
- a CDS encoding SDR family NAD(P)-dependent oxidoreductase encodes MTKATVLITGASTGIGAVYAERFARRGHDLVLVARDKAKLETLAERLRQENAISVDVLPADLTQTSDLAAVEARLREDSRIGILINNAGIAQSGSFTEQTPDSIESLIALNVTALTRLASAIAPRLVKAGEGSIVNISSIVGLAPEFAMTVYGATKAFVLFLSQGMNVELSSKGIYVQAVLPAGTYTEIWDRAGIDISNAAKFMEVGELVDAALVGFDRRELVTIPPLHNAARWDTLDASRQALLSDIKQDEAAERYKAL; translated from the coding sequence ATGACTAAAGCTACAGTTCTCATCACAGGCGCATCCACGGGTATTGGTGCCGTTTACGCTGAACGGTTTGCCCGCCGGGGCCACGACCTTGTTCTGGTCGCGCGCGACAAAGCGAAGTTAGAGACGCTGGCCGAGCGTCTGCGACAGGAAAATGCCATTTCTGTCGACGTTCTGCCTGCCGACCTCACGCAAACGAGTGATTTGGCCGCGGTCGAAGCTCGCCTGCGTGAAGACTCACGGATTGGCATTCTTATCAATAACGCGGGTATCGCGCAGTCCGGCAGTTTCACAGAGCAAACGCCGGATTCGATAGAAAGCCTTATCGCACTCAACGTCACCGCCCTGACGAGACTTGCCAGTGCCATAGCACCACGTCTGGTAAAAGCCGGAGAAGGCTCGATCGTCAATATCAGTTCCATCGTAGGCCTCGCCCCGGAATTTGCCATGACGGTTTACGGCGCAACCAAAGCCTTTGTGCTTTTCCTGTCTCAGGGAATGAATGTAGAGCTGTCATCTAAGGGCATTTATGTCCAGGCGGTGCTCCCTGCCGGCACTTACACGGAAATTTGGGACCGTGCGGGTATCGACATCAGTAACGCGGCAAAATTCATGGAAGTGGGCGAGTTAGTGGATGCAGCGCTGGTGGGCTTTGATCGCCGCGAACTGGTCACCATCCCGCCGTTACATAATGCTGCACGCTGGGACACCCTCGATGCTTCGCGTCAGGCGCTGCTCTCAGACATCAAACAAGATGAAGCCGCCGAACGTTATAAAGCACTTTAG